Proteins from one Halovivax limisalsi genomic window:
- a CDS encoding AbrB/MazE/SpoVT family DNA-binding domain-containing protein: MITKDATVTSKGQVTIPKEIREKLELDPGSEVEFVLDDTGAITVRPKESTMEALRSLKERLDADDVDLDEMREASKRTWSDHLDGAN; this comes from the coding sequence ATGATCACAAAGGACGCCACGGTCACCAGCAAAGGGCAGGTAACGATTCCGAAGGAAATACGAGAGAAACTCGAACTCGACCCGGGATCCGAAGTCGAATTCGTTCTCGACGATACCGGCGCGATAACCGTTCGACCGAAAGAATCGACGATGGAGGCGCTACGATCGCTCAAAGAACGACTCGATGCGGACGACGTCGATCTAGACGAAATGCGCGAGGCGTCGAAACGCACCTGGAGCGACCA